One Streptomyces formicae genomic window, ACGCACACCAGGGTGCCGACAGGCCCGAGAAGGCCGACGACCAGCGACAGATCGACGTACGAAGGCCGCCCGTACCCCTGCGCGAGCAGCAGGAACGTCAGGGCGACCACGGTGCTTCCGGTGTTCTGCGCGAGCAGCCTGCGAGCCAGCGACCCCGCCGCCACACCCCAGATCACCGGCACCATGCCGAAGGCCAGGAGCGCGGCACCGCACGCCGCCCACGCGTTCACCGGGACTCCGCCGCGCGCCTGGCCGCGGTCGCGGCCAGGGCGCCCACCGCCGTGCAGCAGGCTCCCACCGCCAGCTCCATGGCATCGACCGTGCTGATCAGCACGAGCCAGATCCCGGCGAGCGCCGCCCACCAGGCCAGGAACTCCCCGACGCCGCGCAGCCGTTCGCGCATCGGCGCCTCAGACGCGGCACAGGCAGAACGGATGACCGGCCGGATCCGCATACACCCGGAAGTCGCGTCGCCCGTCCTGGTCGTCCAGGTCCAGCGGCATGGCACCCAGCGACAGGGCCAGGGACTCCGCCTCCGCCATGTCGCTCACGTGGAGGTCCAGATGGAGCTGCTGGGAGTCGCCGTCGGCGCTGGGCCACCGGGGCGGCCGGTGGTCGGGCGCGCGCTGGAAGGCGATCCGGTGACCGCCGGGCGCGTACAGGTCGTACCAGTCCTCGCTGTCCTGGGTGATCTCTCCGCCGAGCAACGCGGCGTAGAAGCCCGCGAGCGCGGCGGGGTCGGGGCAGTCCACGGCGGTCAGGCAGTACTGGGCGACAGGCATGTCGTGCGCTCCTTGTCCGGGAGTGTCCATCCGTGCCGGATGCGGTCGTCTCTGCCGAGAGCGGGCGGGTGCCCAGGCGTGGCGCGGGTATGCGCGGGCGCCGCGGTGCCTCCGGTGGGGGAACTCTTCCAGTTGTGCGGGGGCGGGCGAGGGAGGCGCGTCGTGCGGCCGTCAGCCGGTCCACGTCCAGTCGGCGACTTCGGGCAGGTCGGTGCCGTGGGCGCGGATCCAGGAGTGGTGGCGGGTGCGGGCGTCGGTCATGGCCTGGCGTACCGCGGTGGCGCGCACGGCGAGGCCGGGGACGCGGTCGATGACGTCCATGACGAGCCGGTAGCGGTCCAGGTCGTTGCGGACGACCATGTCGAACGGCGTGGTCGTGGTGCCCGCCTCCTTGTAGCCGCGCACGTGCAGGTGTTCGTGGCCGGTGCGGCGGTAGGCGAGGCGGTGGATCAGCCAGGGGTAGCCGTGGTAGGCGAAGATCACCGGCTTGTCGCGGGTGAAGAGCGCGTCGTAGGCGGAGTCGGCCATGCCGTGCGGGTGTTCCTCGCGGGGCATCAGGCGGGCGATGTCGACGACGTTGACGACCCGGACGGCGAGCTCGGGCAGGTGCTCGCGCAGCAGCGATGCGGCCGCGAGGACCTCCTGGGTGGGCACGTCTCCCGCGCAGGCGAGGACCACGTCCGGGTCCCGCGTCCCGTCGTCGGTGCCCGCCCACTCCCACACCCCGGCCCCGCGCGCGCAGTGGACCCGGGCCTCGTCGAGGGAGAGCCAGTCGAAGCAGGGCTGTTTCCCGGCGACGACGACGTTGACGTAGTCGCGGCTGTGCAGGACGTGCTCGGCCACGGAGAGCAGGGTGTTGGCGTCCGGCGGCAGATAGACGCGTACGACGTCGGGGCTCTTGTTGAGGACGTGGTCGACGAAGCCGGGGTCCTGGTGCGAGAAGCCGTTGTGGTCCTGGCGCCAGACGTGCGAGGTCAGCAGGTAGTTGAGGGAGGGCACGGGTGCGCGCCAGGGCAGTGAGCGAGAGGTCTTGAGCCACTTGATGTGCTGGTTGACCATCGAGTCGACGATGTGCACGAACGCCTCGTAGCAGGAGAACAGGCCGTGCCTGCCGGTGAGGTTGTAGCCCTCGAGCCAGCCCTGGCAGAGGTGTTCGGACAGCACCTCCATGACCCGGCCGTCCTTGGCGAGGTGCTCGTCGGTGCCGAGGGTCCCCGCCTGCCAGGCCTTGCCGGTGATCTCGAAGAGGGCGTCGAGGCGGTTGGACGCGGTCTCGTCGGGACCGACGACCCGGAAGTCGCGCCGCTCGGCGGTGTCGGCCATGACCTGGGCGAGCAGCCTGCCCAGGATCCGGGTGGGTTCGTGCAGGGCGGTGCCCGGCTTGTCGACGGGCACGGCGTACCTCTCCAGCGGTGGCAGCGGCAGCGGGCGGGTGCGCAGGCCGCCGTTGGCGTGGGGGCCCGCGCCCAGACGCCGCGCACCCTCGGGGACGCAGTCGAGCACCTGCGAGGTGGGGCGGCCGTCCGCGTCGAACAGCTCCTGGGGGCGGTACGACCGCAGCCACGCCTCCAACTGCCGCAGGTGCTCCGGGTTCTCCCGTACGCCGGAGAGCGGGACCTGGTGCGAACGCCAGGTGTTCTCGACGGGTTCGCCGTCCACGGCATCGGGGCCGGTCCAGCCCTTGGGCGTGCGCAGCACGATCATCGGCCAGCGGGCCCGGCCTTGCGCGGCGCCCCCGCTCCGGGCGGCCTGCTGGATGGCGGTGATGCGGTCGAGCGCCTGGTCCATGGCCTTGGCCATCGCCTGGTGGACCTTGCGCGGGTCGTCACCCGAGACGTGGAGCGGTTCGTGGCCGTATCCCTTGAGCAGCGCGTCGAGTTCGGCTTGGGGGAGCCGGGCGAGGACGGTCGGGTTGGCGATCTTGTAGCCGTTGAGGTGGAGGATCGGCAGCACGGCGCCGTCGTGGACGGGATCGAGGAACTTGGTCGAGTGCCAGGAGGTGGCGAGCGGCCCGGTCTCCGCCTCGCCGTCGCCGACCACGCAGGTGACCAGGAGGTCCGGATGGTCGAAGGCGGCCCCGTAGGCATGCGCCAGGGAGTAGCCGAGCTCGCCGCCCTCGTGGATCGAGCCGGGGGTCTCGGGCGCCACGTGGCTGGGCACGCCGCCGGGGAAGGAGAACTGGCGGAACAGCTTCGCCATCCCCTCCGCGTCCCGGGTGACGTCCGGATACGTCTGCGTGTAGCTCCCCTCGAGCCAGGAGTTGGCCAGGACGGCAGGGCCGCCGTGCCCGGGACCCCACACGCACAGCGCGTCGAGGCCGCGCTCGGTGATGACGCGGTTGAGGTGCGTGTGGACGAGGTTGAGCCCGGGGGAGGTGCCCCAGTGCCCGAGCAGACGCGGCTTGATGTGCTCGGGGCGCAGCGGCTCGGTCAGCAGCGGGTTGCTCATCAGGTAGATCTGGCCGACGGCGAGGTAGTTGGCGGCTCGCCAGTGGGCGTGGAGGGCCGACTGTCGGACGTGGGTCACTGTGCCTCCTGTATGGGGAGTTGTCAGGACTTGTGCGGCGTACGGTAGTGGCCGGGCACGCGGATTTCCGCGCGGGAACGATCAGGTGTGCGGAACGACGGCGACCGGGCAGGTCGCGTGGTGCAGCACCGCGTGGTTGACCGGACCGAGCTGCATGCCGACGTGCCCCTTCCTGCGGCGGGCACCGACCACCAGAAGATCCGCCGCGTGGGCCGCGGCGAGGAGCGTGGTGCGCGCGTACCCCTCACGGGCCTCGCCACGCACCGTGGTCCCGGGACGGGCGGCCGTCGCGGCGCGCACGGCCCGGTCGAGCTGCTCCTCGGCCCGCCGCTGGTGCTCGTCCCGGAGCGCCGTGGGCGCGTCGGGCAGTTCGCGCGCGGGGCAGCGCCAGGCGTGCACGGCCGTCACGGAAGCGCCGTGTGCCCGCGCGTGTCGGAGGGCGAAGTCCGCGGCGGGCGCCGACTCGTCGGGGTCGTCGACGCCGAGGACGACGGTGCGGAAGTCGTGGCGCGTGTTCTTCTCGTCGCCGCGCACGACGATCACGGGCGACGCGGCGTGCGCGGCGACGGACAGGCCGACCGAGCCGAGCAGCAGTTCGGCGAGTTCACCGCGCCCCCGGCTGCCGATCACCACGGCGCCCGCCTCCGCGCTGAGTCGTACGAGCGCGAGGGACGGGTCCTCGGACAGCACCTCGCTCGTCACCTTGACGGAGGCCGTACGACGCTGCGCGCGCTCGACCGCCGAGGCCGTGATGCGCTCCGAAAGGAGGTGTACGGACGGTTGGTTGATGC contains:
- a CDS encoding monovalent cation/H+ antiporter complex subunit F, whose protein sequence is MNAWAACGAALLAFGMVPVIWGVAAGSLARRLLAQNTGSTVVALTFLLLAQGYGRPSYVDLSLVVGLLGPVGTLVCVRLLADDLADGAPRGSSVVTGTCVIASVSVTVAVCAATAPGRSLVKLLLIGALVAVGNVVAARSLTVGVVAKGDAAR
- a CDS encoding VOC family protein; this translates as MPVAQYCLTAVDCPDPAALAGFYAALLGGEITQDSEDWYDLYAPGGHRIAFQRAPDHRPPRWPSADGDSQQLHLDLHVSDMAEAESLALSLGAMPLDLDDQDGRRDFRVYADPAGHPFCLCRV
- a CDS encoding phosphoketolase, producing the protein MTHVRQSALHAHWRAANYLAVGQIYLMSNPLLTEPLRPEHIKPRLLGHWGTSPGLNLVHTHLNRVITERGLDALCVWGPGHGGPAVLANSWLEGSYTQTYPDVTRDAEGMAKLFRQFSFPGGVPSHVAPETPGSIHEGGELGYSLAHAYGAAFDHPDLLVTCVVGDGEAETGPLATSWHSTKFLDPVHDGAVLPILHLNGYKIANPTVLARLPQAELDALLKGYGHEPLHVSGDDPRKVHQAMAKAMDQALDRITAIQQAARSGGAAQGRARWPMIVLRTPKGWTGPDAVDGEPVENTWRSHQVPLSGVRENPEHLRQLEAWLRSYRPQELFDADGRPTSQVLDCVPEGARRLGAGPHANGGLRTRPLPLPPLERYAVPVDKPGTALHEPTRILGRLLAQVMADTAERRDFRVVGPDETASNRLDALFEITGKAWQAGTLGTDEHLAKDGRVMEVLSEHLCQGWLEGYNLTGRHGLFSCYEAFVHIVDSMVNQHIKWLKTSRSLPWRAPVPSLNYLLTSHVWRQDHNGFSHQDPGFVDHVLNKSPDVVRVYLPPDANTLLSVAEHVLHSRDYVNVVVAGKQPCFDWLSLDEARVHCARGAGVWEWAGTDDGTRDPDVVLACAGDVPTQEVLAAASLLREHLPELAVRVVNVVDIARLMPREEHPHGMADSAYDALFTRDKPVIFAYHGYPWLIHRLAYRRTGHEHLHVRGYKEAGTTTTPFDMVVRNDLDRYRLVMDVIDRVPGLAVRATAVRQAMTDARTRHHSWIRAHGTDLPEVADWTWTG
- a CDS encoding universal stress protein, yielding MDKPLIVGVDGSDPSLRALDWAVDEAVAHGVPLRVVHASGWEWYEGHEPSFGINQPSVHLLSERITASAVERAQRRTASVKVTSEVLSEDPSLALVRLSAEAGAVVIGSRGRGELAELLLGSVGLSVAAHAASPVIVVRGDEKNTRHDFRTVVLGVDDPDESAPAADFALRHARAHGASVTAVHAWRCPARELPDAPTALRDEHQRRAEEQLDRAVRAATAARPGTTVRGEAREGYARTTLLAAAHAADLLVVGARRRKGHVGMQLGPVNHAVLHHATCPVAVVPHT